In one Legionella clemsonensis genomic region, the following are encoded:
- a CDS encoding BON domain-containing protein, with the protein MDKLIHLKIASALLSGGLAFAAFANVNNTTVAPSTDPATAVQSPQSNQTEGMKSNNTQSTTMHLSDDALLSAVESSLGAYKDKVSIKVTNGIVYLSGQLPSDTDYENVVTLVESTRGIGNVNVDNLTVKDSKAPLQDSWITAKVKAALIQADIMGKDLPSWTVGVETKNGQVFLSGQVASAQEKQAILNVVKSVKGVSKVDDQMQISANAVDNNNNTMNDNATTNDAAQTTGY; encoded by the coding sequence ATGGACAAATTAATCCACTTGAAAATTGCATCAGCATTATTGTCCGGTGGTTTGGCTTTTGCTGCGTTTGCAAATGTTAATAATACCACAGTGGCACCAAGCACTGATCCTGCTACAGCTGTTCAATCACCTCAGTCTAATCAGACAGAAGGGATGAAGTCCAACAACACGCAAAGCACTACCATGCATTTAAGTGATGATGCATTATTGTCTGCTGTTGAATCCTCACTGGGTGCTTATAAAGATAAGGTAAGCATAAAGGTGACCAATGGGATTGTTTACCTATCCGGGCAATTACCTTCTGATACGGATTACGAAAATGTTGTTACCTTAGTGGAATCAACCCGAGGGATTGGCAATGTTAATGTGGATAATCTGACTGTTAAAGATAGTAAAGCACCTTTACAGGATAGCTGGATAACTGCCAAAGTCAAAGCTGCTTTGATTCAAGCAGATATTATGGGTAAAGACTTGCCTTCCTGGACAGTGGGTGTTGAAACTAAAAACGGACAGGTTTTCTTGTCAGGACAAGTTGCTTCAGCACAAGAAAAGCAGGCGATTTTAAATGTAGTTAAATCGGTCAAAGGTGTGAGTAAAGTGGATGATCAAATGCAAATTTCCGCTAATGCCGTAGACAATAACAACAATACGATGAATGATAATGCTACAACGAATGATGCAGCTCAAACAACTGGCTATTAA
- a CDS encoding Tex family protein, giving the protein MTQEILAAAAIIAEELKVKVSQVETAIRLLDDGATVPFIARYRKEATEGLDDTQLRLLAERLFYIRELNERRAVVLASIREQEKLTPELEKAILAADTKTRLEDLYLPYRPKRRTKAQLAKEAGLEPLALTLWQNPALTPEATAQEFINPEAGVMDVKAALEGASQILMEKFAEDAELINELREYLWQHAVLKSAVISDKKAVGSKFSDYFQYEESIKKIPSHRALALFRGRRESVLQLSLMLPDADYGEKRVASYFNISNQQRAADSWLLDTVRMTWKVKLFTKLELELFTRLREMADEEAIHVFAKNLRDLLLAAPAGHRVTIGLDPGIRTGVKVVVVDATGKLLDYTTIFPLAPHNEWHQALAELAKLAAKYNVSLISIGNGTGSRETERLVADMIKMYPDLKLTKIVVNEAGASVYSASELAASEFPDLDVSLRGAVSIARRLQDPLAELVKIEPKSIGVGQYQHDVNQTRLARSLDGVVEDCVNAVGVDVNTASVALLTRVSGLNETLAKNLVQYRDEHGAFKNREQLKNVARMGEKSFQQAAGFLRIMNGENPLDASCVHPEAYPLVEKILNDQAVDIRKAIGNRDLLQSVNAERYVDDVYGLPTIRDVLRELEKPGRDPRPEFKTANFKEGIEDISHLEEGMILEGVVSNVTNFGAFVDVGVHQDGLVHISAMTDRFISDPHAIVKAGDIVTVKVIEVDKERRRIGLSMKLQEEKAPVVQKKMAKPQQALAKRSSPMKKTTKHEVKKKQETAKKTIFNTAMADALAKLKRGS; this is encoded by the coding sequence ATGACTCAAGAAATATTGGCGGCAGCGGCCATTATTGCAGAAGAGCTTAAGGTTAAAGTTTCGCAAGTGGAAACAGCTATTCGTTTGCTGGATGATGGAGCAACAGTTCCATTTATCGCACGGTACCGTAAAGAAGCCACCGAAGGACTTGATGATACCCAATTGCGACTGTTAGCGGAGCGCTTGTTTTATATTCGTGAATTAAATGAGCGACGCGCTGTCGTTTTGGCATCAATTCGTGAACAGGAGAAATTAACGCCTGAACTTGAAAAGGCTATTCTTGCTGCGGACACCAAAACACGACTTGAGGATTTATATCTACCTTACAGGCCGAAACGCCGCACGAAAGCGCAATTGGCTAAAGAAGCTGGCCTGGAGCCTTTGGCTTTGACATTATGGCAAAATCCCGCTTTAACTCCGGAGGCAACAGCACAAGAATTTATTAATCCTGAAGCCGGTGTGATGGATGTAAAAGCTGCTCTTGAAGGGGCCAGTCAAATCCTTATGGAGAAGTTTGCTGAAGATGCTGAACTGATTAACGAATTACGTGAATACTTATGGCAGCATGCTGTATTAAAATCAGCGGTTATCAGCGATAAAAAGGCAGTAGGAAGTAAATTCTCCGATTATTTCCAGTATGAAGAATCAATTAAAAAAATCCCTTCGCACCGCGCCTTGGCTCTATTTCGTGGACGTCGTGAGTCTGTTTTGCAGTTAAGTCTAATGCTTCCCGATGCTGACTACGGCGAAAAACGTGTTGCGTCTTATTTTAATATTAGTAATCAACAACGCGCCGCTGATTCTTGGTTACTGGATACCGTGCGTATGACCTGGAAGGTAAAATTGTTTACCAAACTTGAATTGGAGCTTTTTACACGTTTACGCGAAATGGCGGATGAAGAAGCAATTCATGTTTTCGCCAAAAATCTGCGTGATTTATTACTGGCAGCACCTGCAGGTCATCGAGTGACTATCGGCCTTGATCCTGGCATTCGGACAGGTGTCAAGGTTGTTGTGGTGGATGCAACTGGAAAATTACTCGATTACACGACTATTTTTCCTCTCGCACCACACAATGAATGGCATCAAGCTCTTGCAGAGCTGGCTAAATTAGCAGCCAAATATAATGTGAGTTTAATTAGTATTGGTAATGGTACAGGCTCTCGTGAAACGGAGCGTTTGGTTGCTGACATGATAAAGATGTACCCCGATCTGAAATTAACCAAAATTGTGGTGAATGAAGCAGGCGCCTCTGTTTATTCGGCCTCTGAATTGGCAGCCAGTGAATTTCCTGATTTGGATGTCTCTTTGCGCGGCGCTGTTTCGATTGCCAGACGTTTACAAGATCCTTTGGCGGAGTTAGTTAAAATTGAGCCCAAATCAATTGGGGTCGGGCAGTATCAGCATGATGTTAACCAAACACGTCTGGCACGCTCTTTGGATGGTGTTGTGGAGGATTGTGTGAATGCGGTGGGAGTTGATGTAAATACCGCCTCCGTGGCCTTACTGACCCGTGTCTCCGGATTAAACGAAACCCTGGCTAAAAATCTGGTCCAGTACAGGGATGAACACGGTGCCTTTAAAAATCGCGAACAGCTGAAAAATGTTGCGAGGATGGGAGAGAAATCTTTTCAACAAGCCGCTGGATTTTTACGCATCATGAATGGGGAAAATCCTTTAGATGCTTCTTGTGTGCACCCAGAGGCCTACCCTTTGGTAGAGAAAATTTTAAACGATCAAGCGGTTGATATCCGTAAGGCAATTGGTAACCGTGATTTACTGCAAAGTGTGAATGCTGAACGTTATGTTGATGATGTGTACGGATTACCTACTATTCGAGATGTATTAAGAGAATTGGAAAAACCAGGTCGTGATCCTCGTCCAGAATTCAAAACAGCTAATTTTAAAGAAGGCATCGAGGATATTAGTCATTTGGAAGAAGGGATGATTCTGGAAGGCGTTGTTTCTAATGTGACTAATTTTGGTGCATTTGTAGACGTTGGAGTTCATCAAGATGGCTTAGTGCATATCTCTGCTATGACAGACCGTTTTATTAGCGATCCACATGCCATTGTAAAAGCAGGTGATATTGTTACTGTAAAGGTAATTGAAGTGGATAAGGAGCGTCGCCGCATTGGTTTAAGCATGAAATTGCAAGAGGAAAAAGCGCCGGTAGTTCAGAAAAAAATGGCCAAACCTCAACAAGCTTTGGCGAAAAGATCATCTCCTATGAAAAAAACGACCAAGCATGAGGTTAAGAAAAAACAGGAAACAGCCAAGAAGACAATTTTTAATACGGCAATGGCAGATGCTTTGGCGAAATTAAAGCGTGGCTCCTAA
- a CDS encoding glycoside hydrolase 5 family protein: MLNWLQGNPLQDTLGICQWFHYEDYASVERAREFLLDLGIRHLRTGISWADFHRPRGADWYNYQMEALKDFEVLLSVWHTPPSRAEGEGCNSPPRRLDDYADFIEQVICEYGHTFATLELWNEPNNRYKWDFTHYDPHWEKFGTMVGAAAKRAHGLGRRTVLGGIMPVDSSWLRLMESYRALEHIDIIAIHGFPEMWWDSGPINWEQRHMWRGWTEKIDSIRPIAGERPVWITETGLATWHLAWSIPGRYNLQVTQLEQAIQAPAERLYWYSLIDLDPQREAIEGFHVDENEYHLGLVTFDGQKKPAYWRFKELLQASSTMELSSEDYR; the protein is encoded by the coding sequence GTGCTGAACTGGTTACAAGGAAACCCACTTCAGGACACACTGGGTATTTGTCAGTGGTTCCACTATGAGGATTATGCTTCTGTTGAAAGGGCGCGTGAGTTCCTGCTCGATTTAGGGATACGACATTTGCGAACAGGAATTTCCTGGGCTGATTTTCATCGTCCGCGTGGTGCGGACTGGTACAATTATCAGATGGAAGCTTTAAAGGATTTTGAGGTTTTACTCTCAGTATGGCATACACCACCTTCGCGCGCTGAAGGTGAAGGCTGCAATAGTCCACCTCGACGTCTCGACGATTATGCAGATTTTATTGAGCAAGTGATTTGTGAGTATGGGCATACTTTTGCTACCCTGGAACTTTGGAACGAACCCAATAACCGCTACAAGTGGGATTTTACCCACTATGATCCGCACTGGGAGAAATTCGGAACAATGGTTGGAGCTGCTGCCAAGCGTGCGCATGGCCTTGGTCGTCGCACTGTCCTAGGCGGGATCATGCCTGTTGACTCCTCTTGGCTGCGTCTGATGGAAAGCTACCGTGCGCTCGAGCACATAGACATTATCGCTATCCACGGATTTCCCGAAATGTGGTGGGACAGTGGACCGATTAATTGGGAGCAACGTCACATGTGGCGTGGTTGGACCGAAAAAATCGACAGTATACGTCCAATTGCAGGCGAGCGGCCGGTATGGATTACCGAGACAGGTCTCGCGACTTGGCACCTCGCCTGGAGCATTCCTGGTCGCTATAACCTGCAGGTTACACAACTGGAGCAAGCGATTCAGGCTCCCGCTGAGCGTCTATATTGGTACTCCCTGATTGATCTGGATCCGCAACGTGAAGCTATTGAAGGCTTTCATGTGGATGAGAATGAGTACCACTTGGGGCTGGTAACTTTTGATGGACAGAAGAAGCCCGCTTACTGGCGATTCAAAGAGCTACTTCAGGCTTCTTCCACCATGGAACTCAGCAGCGAGGATTACAGGTGA
- a CDS encoding exonuclease SbcCD subunit D C-terminal domain-containing protein: MTAEFENLKKWIANMAALIMQNAEPDPQHFSSFLQQPNLALHLIQLIDDIEDDEESGQAYYSACVFALDICVAQLHTAQENGNKLAAKTLNQLMLLIAEAINQSHHNLGFWLPVLNAFYEVHVDLLPELKQAYLNLAGQIEELTPEEEIDHLNAIREMIEELSDLSVFDIAENFFAQSYAMPPDFFVDLLFDLYSIEEGHDIALLSLLHPKKEVRDVAISTFNQIMKTVTLSSVSLSRLQAIKNWYPASYHGQFDYWIKMQRKNGVVFHTEPPCPVIHIKASEVDGSGAQGIFIHVKKQGKDYLCGLLFKYDYGIKDAWITPAIQADDIPKYYHEAFDESVTLREIDSSYLLMMTSHFLALMVQREEMPDLHLLEIQELLGLHFLPHLIDVSSLIEQLCVQITPFTPEALQLSLKRSKSWPKSKRFTESWYIENSHIDKLVNRCCTIIEGVKVCTMEEAMDAVFAQELEPQRERWLFHFLWIALWVKSKARKNEKIWQDSLFIAYAIHSGIPLKDLPIMNEICLQTVINSIETMNERRTYLNQE, from the coding sequence ATGACGGCTGAATTTGAAAACTTAAAAAAGTGGATAGCAAATATGGCGGCATTGATTATGCAAAATGCAGAGCCAGATCCACAGCATTTTTCATCCTTCCTCCAGCAACCCAATTTAGCACTGCATCTTATTCAACTGATAGATGATATAGAAGACGATGAGGAATCTGGGCAAGCCTATTATTCGGCTTGTGTTTTTGCTTTGGATATTTGTGTTGCACAGTTACACACAGCTCAAGAGAATGGAAATAAACTTGCCGCCAAGACCTTAAATCAATTAATGCTCCTCATTGCTGAAGCCATTAATCAAAGCCATCACAATTTAGGTTTCTGGCTTCCCGTACTGAATGCTTTTTATGAAGTCCATGTGGATTTGCTTCCTGAGTTAAAGCAGGCTTATCTGAATTTGGCTGGCCAAATAGAAGAGTTAACACCAGAGGAAGAAATTGATCATTTAAATGCTATTCGCGAAATGATTGAAGAGCTGTCAGATCTTTCTGTCTTTGATATTGCAGAAAATTTTTTTGCACAAAGCTATGCCATGCCACCTGATTTCTTTGTTGATTTACTGTTTGATTTATACAGCATCGAAGAAGGGCATGATATTGCCTTGCTAAGCTTATTACATCCCAAAAAAGAAGTTCGGGATGTAGCGATATCTACATTTAATCAAATCATGAAGACTGTCACCCTAAGCTCTGTCTCTCTTTCGCGTTTGCAAGCGATTAAAAACTGGTATCCCGCCTCTTATCATGGACAATTTGATTATTGGATTAAAATGCAACGCAAGAACGGTGTCGTATTTCATACAGAACCCCCTTGTCCTGTTATTCATATTAAAGCCAGTGAAGTAGATGGCAGTGGAGCTCAAGGTATTTTTATTCATGTTAAAAAACAGGGAAAAGATTATTTGTGTGGCTTGTTATTCAAATATGATTACGGTATTAAAGATGCCTGGATCACACCAGCAATCCAGGCCGATGATATCCCTAAATATTACCATGAAGCTTTTGATGAGAGTGTGACTCTACGAGAGATTGACTCTTCTTATTTATTAATGATGACTAGTCATTTTTTAGCATTAATGGTACAACGTGAAGAAATGCCTGATTTACATTTGCTGGAAATTCAGGAGCTTCTTGGGTTACATTTTCTTCCCCACCTCATCGATGTTTCCTCTTTAATTGAGCAATTATGCGTACAGATAACGCCGTTTACACCTGAAGCGTTACAATTATCACTAAAGCGTTCTAAATCCTGGCCAAAGAGCAAACGTTTTACAGAGTCCTGGTACATTGAAAATTCTCATATTGATAAATTAGTAAATCGCTGCTGTACAATTATCGAAGGTGTTAAGGTGTGTACTATGGAAGAAGCAATGGATGCAGTGTTCGCCCAGGAATTAGAACCTCAGCGAGAAAGGTGGTTATTTCATTTTTTATGGATAGCGTTGTGGGTAAAATCTAAGGCGCGGAAAAATGAAAAAATATGGCAGGATAGTTTATTCATCGCTTATGCCATCCATTCCGGGATTCCTTTAAAAGACCTTCCAATCATGAATGAAATCTGCCTGCAAACAGTCATCAATAGCATAGAAACCATGAATGAACGTCGGACTTACTTAAATCAAGAATAA
- a CDS encoding PRC-barrel domain-containing protein, translating to MAHQIVNADDVIGVKVKNLQGEDLGKIEALMLDKIEGCVSYVVLSFGGFLGMGDKLFAMPWSIFSYDEKQDCFVIAVDKETLKNSPGFDKDHWPDMSNPTWGASIHKYYGALPNRARH from the coding sequence ATGGCACATCAAATTGTAAATGCCGATGATGTCATCGGTGTAAAAGTTAAAAATTTACAGGGTGAAGATCTGGGTAAGATCGAAGCATTGATGCTGGATAAAATCGAAGGCTGTGTATCTTATGTAGTCTTGTCTTTTGGAGGTTTTCTGGGGATGGGCGATAAATTATTTGCCATGCCCTGGAGTATATTTTCCTATGACGAGAAACAAGACTGTTTCGTTATTGCTGTTGATAAAGAAACCTTAAAAAACTCTCCAGGCTTCGATAAAGATCATTGGCCTGATATGTCAAATCCGACTTGGGGCGCTTCAATTCATAAATATTATGGTGCTCTTCCCAATCGGGCAAGACATTAA
- a CDS encoding response regulator transcription factor, giving the protein MNQNHPKVIIIDDDKTITDSLRWLCESISLPVKTYGCTKSYLAHHDVNERGCLIVDVRMPFMSGLELIEHLNTQKSSLATIVMTAYGDIPMAVRAMKAGAVDFVQKPFNAQALLETVQKCLNKVQDAKRTNFSERFNELTKRERQVLDLILEGKLNKEIAYELSIAISTVEAHRAKIMQKMHVKTLGQLMRFCFNN; this is encoded by the coding sequence ATGAATCAAAATCATCCCAAGGTAATTATTATTGACGACGATAAAACCATCACCGATTCCCTTCGCTGGCTGTGCGAGTCAATTTCTTTGCCAGTAAAAACTTACGGTTGCACTAAAAGTTATCTTGCCCATCATGATGTCAATGAACGCGGTTGTCTAATTGTCGATGTACGCATGCCTTTCATGAGTGGATTAGAATTAATTGAACATCTTAATACGCAAAAAAGTTCTCTTGCAACGATTGTTATGACTGCTTATGGTGATATTCCTATGGCAGTTAGAGCGATGAAAGCAGGCGCAGTGGATTTTGTACAAAAACCGTTTAATGCACAAGCTCTTCTGGAAACCGTCCAAAAATGTTTAAATAAGGTACAGGATGCTAAGCGCACCAATTTTTCTGAACGATTTAATGAGCTAACCAAACGTGAAAGGCAAGTACTGGATTTAATTTTAGAAGGCAAACTAAATAAGGAAATAGCTTATGAACTTTCCATTGCCATTTCCACTGTCGAAGCACACAGGGCAAAGATAATGCAGAAAATGCATGTTAAAACACTAGGCCAGTTAATGCGCTTTTGTTTTAACAATTAA
- a CDS encoding aldo/keto reductase, translating to MKTFTAKGVTVPSLGLGTWRLNGAACEEVVEHALEIGYRHIDTAQGYENEAEVGAAIARSGLRREEVWLTSKVWVDDAPLMDLVSVAQKSLERLRVDRLDLLLAHWPPPRSPIERAINALSEVRNRGLTCHTGLSNFTPSQVETALSIDPFLLCNQVEMHPYLRQDRLLAQAKTRDILPVAYCPLAQGRAARDPVLCAIGARRGWTAAQVCLRWLLQRGVVVIPKATNRAHLLANVAVFDLEQLSDEEMCEIDALHSEDRSINPEFAPNWDN from the coding sequence GTGAAGACATTTACTGCCAAGGGTGTGACAGTTCCCTCACTGGGATTAGGTACTTGGCGGCTCAATGGCGCTGCCTGCGAGGAAGTCGTCGAGCATGCACTTGAGATTGGTTACCGACACATTGATACCGCGCAGGGTTATGAGAATGAGGCTGAGGTTGGGGCGGCTATTGCTCGCAGCGGTCTTCGTCGCGAGGAGGTGTGGTTGACAAGCAAGGTCTGGGTTGATGACGCTCCACTCATGGATCTGGTATCAGTGGCGCAGAAGAGCCTTGAGCGACTGCGTGTTGACCGTCTTGATCTGCTCCTCGCCCACTGGCCACCACCGCGATCTCCCATTGAGCGTGCAATCAATGCCTTAAGTGAGGTGCGCAATCGCGGCCTGACCTGTCACACTGGCCTTAGTAACTTTACACCTTCCCAAGTTGAGACGGCTCTAAGTATTGACCCCTTTCTGCTCTGTAACCAGGTGGAAATGCACCCCTATCTGCGCCAGGACCGGCTTCTGGCACAGGCCAAAACTCGAGACATTTTGCCCGTTGCCTACTGTCCGCTTGCGCAAGGCCGTGCAGCGCGAGATCCGGTGCTTTGTGCAATCGGGGCACGCCGTGGATGGACCGCGGCGCAGGTATGTTTGCGCTGGCTGCTTCAACGCGGCGTGGTAGTGATTCCCAAGGCAACTAACCGCGCCCACCTTCTCGCAAACGTTGCAGTTTTTGACCTCGAGCAACTCAGTGACGAGGAGATGTGCGAAATTGATGCGTTGCACTCCGAAGATCGCAGCATCAATCCAGAGTTCGCCCCCAACTGGGACAATTAA
- the yciA gene encoding acyl-CoA thioester hydrolase YciA, whose product MTIPRGELTIQTLAMPADTNANGDIFGGWLVSQMDLAAGVLAKKIAHGRVATVAIHSMTFLKPVHVGDVVSCHVELIKRGTTSMTIDVEVWAEPATTGGRYKVTEGTFIFVAINEEGKPRKVPD is encoded by the coding sequence ATGACTATACCCCGTGGGGAATTAACCATTCAGACTCTAGCCATGCCAGCAGATACGAATGCCAATGGTGATATTTTTGGTGGCTGGCTGGTATCGCAAATGGATTTGGCAGCAGGTGTTCTTGCTAAAAAGATAGCCCATGGCAGAGTCGCGACAGTAGCTATTCACAGTATGACTTTTCTAAAGCCAGTGCATGTTGGTGATGTTGTAAGTTGTCATGTGGAATTAATTAAACGAGGTACAACGTCCATGACCATTGACGTGGAGGTTTGGGCGGAACCAGCTACTACGGGTGGCCGGTACAAAGTTACAGAAGGAACGTTTATTTTTGTGGCAATTAATGAGGAAGGTAAACCGCGAAAGGTACCTGACTGA
- a CDS encoding SDR family oxidoreductase, which translates to MANGKQQPPQHQNQQPGIEARMHPKPQYVSPHYQGSNKLAGKVALITGGDSGIGRAVACAFAMEGADVIIHYLNEHEDAEETKQFVEGTGSRCWLLSANLQTYEACEALVNKALNLAPQIDILVNNIAEQHPKDAIEEISCKQLEETFKTNFFSYFYMIKSLLPHLKRGSVIINTTSVTAYKGSDHLIDYSATKGAIIALTRSLSQNLIARGIRVNAVAPGPVWTPLIPASFTAEEVAEFGSQAPMNRAGQPSEIAPAFVFLASADSSYMTGQVLHPNGGIIVNS; encoded by the coding sequence ATGGCAAATGGAAAACAACAACCACCGCAGCACCAAAATCAGCAGCCCGGTATTGAAGCACGCATGCACCCCAAGCCACAATATGTATCTCCTCACTATCAAGGCAGTAATAAATTAGCTGGCAAGGTAGCCCTGATTACAGGTGGAGATAGTGGCATTGGGCGTGCTGTGGCTTGCGCCTTCGCCATGGAAGGGGCTGATGTGATTATTCACTATCTTAATGAACACGAAGATGCCGAAGAAACCAAACAATTTGTTGAAGGAACAGGAAGTCGCTGCTGGCTTTTATCAGCAAACTTGCAAACTTATGAGGCCTGTGAAGCATTAGTGAATAAGGCTTTAAATCTTGCACCACAGATAGATATTCTGGTGAATAACATTGCAGAACAGCATCCTAAAGATGCGATTGAGGAGATTAGTTGTAAACAACTTGAAGAAACGTTTAAAACAAATTTTTTTTCTTATTTCTACATGATCAAATCACTGCTCCCTCATTTAAAAAGAGGGAGTGTTATTATTAATACTACTTCAGTCACGGCCTATAAAGGGAGTGACCATCTTATCGATTATTCAGCGACAAAAGGAGCAATTATTGCCTTAACCCGATCGCTTTCGCAGAATTTAATTGCTAGAGGAATTCGCGTAAATGCAGTGGCTCCAGGACCGGTATGGACTCCCTTGATTCCTGCGAGTTTTACTGCTGAAGAGGTGGCTGAGTTTGGCTCGCAAGCACCGATGAATCGGGCTGGGCAGCCTTCAGAAATCGCGCCAGCTTTCGTTTTTTTAGCATCTGCTGACTCATCCTATATGACAGGGCAAGTATTGCATCCGAATGGAGGAATCATTGTAAATAGCTAA
- a CDS encoding DUF421 domain-containing protein: protein MNFLFDINTNQALLYVVIRSLLLFSVSIFLIRYGNRRYNLNTASDYLLLVIFGGLISRGINGPASLMSTLIAVISLVIFHRAIAMITYRFPYLESFIKGHARLIVKDGQLLWPQLQKYHLTQNDILAEMRVQLNVDDIKMVSSAYLEPTGRISFIGK, encoded by the coding sequence ATGAATTTTTTGTTTGATATTAATACAAATCAGGCTCTTCTTTATGTGGTCATTCGTTCATTGTTGCTTTTTAGTGTTAGCATTTTTTTGATTCGCTATGGCAACCGCCGTTATAATTTAAACACTGCCTCCGATTACCTTTTATTGGTGATTTTTGGTGGTTTAATCAGCCGCGGGATCAATGGTCCAGCCAGTTTAATGTCAACGTTGATTGCAGTAATAAGCTTGGTAATTTTTCACCGTGCTATTGCTATGATCACCTACCGTTTTCCCTATCTTGAGTCATTCATTAAAGGGCACGCTCGTTTAATTGTGAAAGATGGACAACTTTTATGGCCTCAATTGCAAAAATACCATTTAACTCAGAATGATATTCTTGCAGAAATGCGTGTGCAATTAAATGTAGATGACATTAAAATGGTTTCCAGCGCTTATTTGGAGCCGACCGGTCGTATCTCTTTTATTGGAAAATAA